From the Primulina tabacum isolate GXHZ01 chromosome 15, ASM2559414v2, whole genome shotgun sequence genome, one window contains:
- the LOC142527205 gene encoding 3-ketoacyl-CoA thiolase 2, peroxisomal-like — protein sequence MEKAVERQRVLLQHLCPSFTSSSLEDIQSSISASVCSAGDSAAYQRSSVFGDDVVIVAAYRTALCKSKRGGFKDTYPDDLLAPVLKALIDKTNVKPYEVGDIVVGTVLAPGSQRASECRMAAFYAGFPETVPVRTVNRQCSSGLQAVADVAAAIKAGFYDIGIGAGLESMTSNPMAWDGSVNPRVKTMAQAQDCLLPMGITSENVAHRFGVTRQEQDQAAVESHRKAAAATASAKFKDEIIPVKTKLVDPKSGNEKEVTISVDDGIRPNASPSDLAKLKPVFKKDGSTTAGNSSQVSDGAGAVLLMKRCVAVQKGLPILGVFRSFSAVGVDPAIMGIGPAVAIPAAVKSAGLELDDIDLFEINEAFASQFVYCRKKLELDPQKINVNGGAMAIGHPLGATGARCVATLLHEMKRRGKDCRFGVISMCIGTGMGAAAVFERGDTCDVLSNVRTSETHNFLSKDAL from the exons ATGGAGAAAGCGGTTGAGAGGCAAAGAGTTTTGCTGCAGCACCTTTGTCCGTCATTCACCTCTTCTTCGCTCGAAGATATTCAATCTTCAATTTCG GCATCTGTATGTTCAGCTGGAGATAGCGCTGCTTACCAACGGTCTTCAGTATTTGGTGACGATGTCGTTATTGTCGC TGCCTATCGTACTGCGTTATGCAAGTCGAAGAGGGGTGGCTTCAAAGACACCTATCCTGATGATTTACTCGCTCCAGTTCTGAAG GCACTGATAGATAAAACAAATGTCAAACCCTATGAAGTTGGGGATATTGTTGTTGGCACTGTGTTGGCGCCAGGCTCTCAAAGAGCAAGTGAATGCAGAATGGCTGCATTTTATGCTGGCTTTCCAG AAACTGTACCTGTCAGGACCGTGAACAGGCAGTGTTCATCTGGCCTTCAAGCTGTTGCTGATGTTGCTGCAGCCATCAAAGCTGGGTTCTATGATATTG GGATTGGGGCTGGGTTAGAATCAATGACTAGCAATCCTATGGCCTGGGATGGATCAGTCAATCCAAGA GTAAAAACTATGGCTCAAGCGCAAGATTGTCTTCTTCCAATGGGTATCACTTCGGAAAATGTTGCCCATCGTTTTGGTGTCACGAGGCAGGAGCAAGATCAGGCCGCT GTTGAGTCACATAGAAAAGCTGCAGCTGCAACTGCTTCGGCAAAATTCAAAGATGAGATAATACCTGTGAAAACTAAG CTTGTGGACCCAAAATCGGGGAATGAGAAAGAAGTCACTATATCTGTTGATGATGGCATTAGACCTAATGCTTCACCATCAGATCTGGCAAAATTGAAGCCTGTTTTCAAGAAAGATGGTTCAACAACTGCTG GGAATTCTAGCCAAGTGAGTGATGGTGCCGGAGCTGTGCTCCTGATGAAGAGATGTGTTGCAGTGCAGAAAGGGCTTCCCATCCTTGGTGTATTCAG GAGCTTTTCTGCTGTTGGTGTGGATCCTGCGATCATGGGCATTGGCCCAGCTGTTGCTATTCCTGCAGCAGTCAAATCTGCTGGTCTTGAGCTTGATGACATAGATCTTTTTGAGATAAACGAG GCATTTGCTTCCCAATTTGTTTACTGCCGTAAGAAGCTGGAGCTCGATCCTCAGAAGATTAACGTTAATGGAGGTGCAATGGCTATTGGACATCCTTTGGGTGCTACAG GAGCTCGATGCGTAGCCACCTTGTTGCATGAGATGAAGCGACGAGGCAAAGATTGTCGCTTTGGTGTGATCTCCATGTGTATAG GCACTGGTATGGGAGCAGCTGCTGTGTTCGAAAGAGGCGACACATGTGACGTGCTATCCAACGTACGAACAAGTGAAACACACAATTTCCTCTCCAAGGATGCTCTTTAA
- the LOC142526553 gene encoding uncharacterized protein LOC142526553 isoform X3: protein MIESMNTVDIDDWVDVPDTPDRLTKRKISERSSVKEERHGSHVPFHLVQQKFCEKGTEIQPLAVESGSRKPSARSKKCTSSYTNTLRPLNPVAPSMASPSSFKNNPQSVVIDSGGQKQPSQLPKCASSSSNSLHPINSAGFSMASSFSSKSCLLFRKKTPTDQTDDSSHPQHLVDLTEMSLHSPEHVNALPGGMSGSGRFECSRKSASTNGASSKDLLKSTVRSSASEGTDNMTEVISSNGYGQRSEFVDNARNKPGDDGSLHHDPIVSPRINKQKRLVRNGCISPNNIAKAKQLAGKRNNGFAHDDNDAITSGGLPVPFDIKELVSEGHNSHNRKGKGAIMYPCTSKDPEIKNKNLPSRSSSSFNGKAKETSDHVRGSGEHIEESGKRRSMHNFQELWSSSTGEEQFIKREIDVPKYANQHKEKRTAKRETGSGVAAADDDSKVSNLVSSEHVSTLPLRQTMSLPRARLGLLNMYPSPANTFTKRQKQETTSSYSGECSTSVSDDTEVVILSSFIGQSNSRSMSGDVATLHQTIDVNDFKPNIHDEVARAKQVEADELLARELQEQLYNDLPVLGVRQRGSLMSNLRRQSQSRSSSNLSRRGSQARASTLGRMTRPRTRFPGQPRTLLPSRGRTSMFPANVDVETRMHMLETLEAFSDMEVGTGNLITRRDFNENDYETLLALDENNDHGGASVHQINGLPQSTVQSDNFDEACVICLETPTIGDIIRHLPCLHKFHKDCIEPWLRRRTLCPVCKTAIT, encoded by the exons ATGATCGAG AGTATGAATACAGTGGACATTGATGATTGGGTGGATGTCCCCGATACTCCCGATAGATTAACTAAACGAAAGATTAGTGAGAGGAGTAGTGTCAAAGAGGAAAGACATGGTTCACACGTCCCTTTTCATCTAGTACAGCAAAAATTTTGTGAAAAAGGGACTGAGATTCAACCATTGGCCGTGGAAAGTGGAAGCAGAAAACCATCTGCTCGTTCTAAAAAATGTACTAGCAGTTACACCAACACTTTACGTCCCTTGAATCCTGTAGCTCCTTCCATGGCAAGTCCGTCTTCCTTTAAAAATAATCCCCAGTCAGTGGTCATTGACAGTGGTGGCCAAAAACAGCCTTCACAACTTCCAAAATGTGCTAGCAGTTCCAGCAACTCCCTACACCCCATTAATTCTGCAGGCTTTTCTATGGCAAGTTCATTTTCCTCTAAAAGCTGTCTCTTGTTCAGGAAGAAGACACCTACTGACCAAACCGATGATTCTAGTCACCCGCAACATCTTGTAGATCTGACAGAAATGAGTCTGCATAGTCCTGAACATGTAAATGCATTACCAGGTGGAATGTCTGGCAGTGGTCGATTTGAGTGTAGTAGAAAATCAGCATCAACAAATGGGGCTTCTTCAAAGGACCTGTTGAAATCGACTGTGCGGAGCAGTGCCAGTGAAGGAACAGATAATATGACTGAAGTTATCTCAAGTAATGGTTATGGACAACGTAGTGAGTTTGTTGACAATGCTCGAAACAAACCTGGTGATGATGGTTCTCTACATCATGATCCCATTGTCTCACCTAGAATAAACAAGCAGAAGAGATTGGTGCGGAACGGATGCATATCTCCCAATAACATAGCTAAAGCAAAACAGTTGGCCGGGAAAAGAAATAATGGTTTTGCACATGATGATAATGATGCTATAACTTCTGGAGGTCTGCCTGTTCCATTTGATATTAAGGAATTGGTTTCTGAAGGTCACAACTCCCACAATAGAAAGGGAAAAGGAGCGATTATGTATCCATGCACATCCAAAGATCCTGAAATAAAAAACAAGAATTTACCTAGCAG GAGCTCTTCAAGTTTCAATGGAAAGGCTAAAGAAACTAGCGATCATGTCAGGGGCTCAGGTGAACACATTGAAGAATCAGGTAAACGGAGAAGTATGCATAACTTCCAGGAACTGTGGTCCTCATCAACTGGTGAGGAACAGTTTATAAAGAGGGAAATAGATGTCCCAAAGTATGCGAATCAACACAAGGAGAAGAGGACGGCAAAAAGGGAGACAGGAAGTGGTGTTGCTGCTGCTGATGACGACTCTAAAGTCTCAAATTTGGTTTCCTCTGAGCATGTTTCCACTCTCCCTTTGAGACAAACAATGTCCCTTCCTCGGGCTAGATTAGGACTGTTAAATATGTATCCTTCTCCCGCTAACACGTTCACCAAAAGACAGAAACAGGAAACCACATCGAGTTATTCCGGTGAATGTTCAACATCGGTCTCTGATGATACAGAAGTTGTGATTCTCAGTTCGTTTAttggacaatcaaattcaagatCAATGTCTGGAGATGTGGCCACTTTACATCAAACTATTgatgttaatgattttaaacCTAACATTCATGATGAAGTTGCTAGGGCTAAACAGGTTGAAGCGGATGAGCTTCTGGCTCGTGAACTTCAGGAACAACTGTACAATGACTTGCCAGTTCTTGGAGTTAGACAG AGAGGTTCGTTGATGTCCAATTTGCGAAGACAATCCCAGTCTCGGTCTTCTTCAAACCTCTCGCGTAGAGGATCTCAAGCTCGTGCTTCTACACTGGGAAGAATGACGAGACCGAGGACTCGTTTTCCTGGGCAACCACGTACTCTGTTGCCATCAAGAGGAAGAACTTCTATGTTCCCTGCAAACGTGGATGTTGAAACG AGAATGCATATGCTGGAAACATTAGAGGCTTTCAGTGACATGGAAGTTGGCACCGGAAACCTTATAACTCGTCGTGACTTTAATGA GAATGATTATGAAACATTATTAGCTCTTGATGAGAACAATGATCATGGTGGTGCATCTGTTCATCAGATTAATGGCCTCCCACAATCAACTGTTCAG AGTGACAATTTTGACGAGGCCTGTGTAATTTGTCTTGAAACTCCGACCATTGGCGACATCATCCGCCATCTCCCTTGTTTGCACAAATTTCACAAAGAT TGTATTGAACCATGGCTGAGGAGGAGAACATTGTGTCCCGTCTGCAAGACAGCTATAACTTGA
- the LOC142526553 gene encoding uncharacterized protein LOC142526553 isoform X1 yields the protein MIESMNTVDIDDWVDVPDTPDRLTKRKISERSSVKEERHGSHVPFHLVQQKFCEKGTEIQPLAVESGSRKPSARSKKCTSSYTNTLRPLNPVAPSMASPSSFKNNPQSVVIDSGGQKQPSQLPKCASSSSNSLHPINSAGFSMASSFSSKSCLLFRKKTPTDQTDDSSHPQHLVDLTEMSLHSPEHVNALPGGMSGSGRFECSRKSASTNGASSKDLLKSTVRSSASEGTDNMTEVISSNGYGQRSEFVDNARNKPGDDGSLHHDPIVSPRINKQKRLVRNGCISPNNIAKAKQLAGKRNNGFAHDDNDAITSGGLPVPFDIKELVSEGHNSHNRKGKGAIMYPCTSKDPEIKNKNLPSRSSSSFNGKAKETSDHVRGSGEHIEESGKRRSMHNFQELWSSSTGEEQFIKREIDVPKYANQHKEKRTAKRETGSGVAAADDDSKVSNLVSSEHVSTLPLRQTMSLPRARLGLLNMYPSPANTFTKRQKQETTSSYSGECSTSVSDDTEVVILSSFIGQSNSRSMSGDVATLHQTIDVNDFKPNIHDEVARAKQVEADELLARELQEQLYNDLPVLGVRQVDTHTDTVLQRQDNSNNPFSSRGSLMSNLRRQSQSRSSSNLSRRGSQARASTLGRMTRPRTRFPGQPRTLLPSRGRTSMFPANVDVETRMHMLETLEAFSDMEVGTGNLITRRDFNENDYETLLALDENNDHGGASVHQINGLPQSTVQSDNFDEACVICLETPTIGDIIRHLPCLHKFHKDCIEPWLRRRTLCPVCKTAIT from the exons ATGATCGAG AGTATGAATACAGTGGACATTGATGATTGGGTGGATGTCCCCGATACTCCCGATAGATTAACTAAACGAAAGATTAGTGAGAGGAGTAGTGTCAAAGAGGAAAGACATGGTTCACACGTCCCTTTTCATCTAGTACAGCAAAAATTTTGTGAAAAAGGGACTGAGATTCAACCATTGGCCGTGGAAAGTGGAAGCAGAAAACCATCTGCTCGTTCTAAAAAATGTACTAGCAGTTACACCAACACTTTACGTCCCTTGAATCCTGTAGCTCCTTCCATGGCAAGTCCGTCTTCCTTTAAAAATAATCCCCAGTCAGTGGTCATTGACAGTGGTGGCCAAAAACAGCCTTCACAACTTCCAAAATGTGCTAGCAGTTCCAGCAACTCCCTACACCCCATTAATTCTGCAGGCTTTTCTATGGCAAGTTCATTTTCCTCTAAAAGCTGTCTCTTGTTCAGGAAGAAGACACCTACTGACCAAACCGATGATTCTAGTCACCCGCAACATCTTGTAGATCTGACAGAAATGAGTCTGCATAGTCCTGAACATGTAAATGCATTACCAGGTGGAATGTCTGGCAGTGGTCGATTTGAGTGTAGTAGAAAATCAGCATCAACAAATGGGGCTTCTTCAAAGGACCTGTTGAAATCGACTGTGCGGAGCAGTGCCAGTGAAGGAACAGATAATATGACTGAAGTTATCTCAAGTAATGGTTATGGACAACGTAGTGAGTTTGTTGACAATGCTCGAAACAAACCTGGTGATGATGGTTCTCTACATCATGATCCCATTGTCTCACCTAGAATAAACAAGCAGAAGAGATTGGTGCGGAACGGATGCATATCTCCCAATAACATAGCTAAAGCAAAACAGTTGGCCGGGAAAAGAAATAATGGTTTTGCACATGATGATAATGATGCTATAACTTCTGGAGGTCTGCCTGTTCCATTTGATATTAAGGAATTGGTTTCTGAAGGTCACAACTCCCACAATAGAAAGGGAAAAGGAGCGATTATGTATCCATGCACATCCAAAGATCCTGAAATAAAAAACAAGAATTTACCTAGCAG GAGCTCTTCAAGTTTCAATGGAAAGGCTAAAGAAACTAGCGATCATGTCAGGGGCTCAGGTGAACACATTGAAGAATCAGGTAAACGGAGAAGTATGCATAACTTCCAGGAACTGTGGTCCTCATCAACTGGTGAGGAACAGTTTATAAAGAGGGAAATAGATGTCCCAAAGTATGCGAATCAACACAAGGAGAAGAGGACGGCAAAAAGGGAGACAGGAAGTGGTGTTGCTGCTGCTGATGACGACTCTAAAGTCTCAAATTTGGTTTCCTCTGAGCATGTTTCCACTCTCCCTTTGAGACAAACAATGTCCCTTCCTCGGGCTAGATTAGGACTGTTAAATATGTATCCTTCTCCCGCTAACACGTTCACCAAAAGACAGAAACAGGAAACCACATCGAGTTATTCCGGTGAATGTTCAACATCGGTCTCTGATGATACAGAAGTTGTGATTCTCAGTTCGTTTAttggacaatcaaattcaagatCAATGTCTGGAGATGTGGCCACTTTACATCAAACTATTgatgttaatgattttaaacCTAACATTCATGATGAAGTTGCTAGGGCTAAACAGGTTGAAGCGGATGAGCTTCTGGCTCGTGAACTTCAGGAACAACTGTACAATGACTTGCCAGTTCTTGGAGTTAGACAG GTTGATACGCACACGGATACGGTCTTGCAGCGCcaggacaattcaaacaaccCCTTTTCTAGT AGAGGTTCGTTGATGTCCAATTTGCGAAGACAATCCCAGTCTCGGTCTTCTTCAAACCTCTCGCGTAGAGGATCTCAAGCTCGTGCTTCTACACTGGGAAGAATGACGAGACCGAGGACTCGTTTTCCTGGGCAACCACGTACTCTGTTGCCATCAAGAGGAAGAACTTCTATGTTCCCTGCAAACGTGGATGTTGAAACG AGAATGCATATGCTGGAAACATTAGAGGCTTTCAGTGACATGGAAGTTGGCACCGGAAACCTTATAACTCGTCGTGACTTTAATGA GAATGATTATGAAACATTATTAGCTCTTGATGAGAACAATGATCATGGTGGTGCATCTGTTCATCAGATTAATGGCCTCCCACAATCAACTGTTCAG AGTGACAATTTTGACGAGGCCTGTGTAATTTGTCTTGAAACTCCGACCATTGGCGACATCATCCGCCATCTCCCTTGTTTGCACAAATTTCACAAAGAT TGTATTGAACCATGGCTGAGGAGGAGAACATTGTGTCCCGTCTGCAAGACAGCTATAACTTGA
- the LOC142526553 gene encoding uncharacterized protein LOC142526553 isoform X2, with translation MNTVDIDDWVDVPDTPDRLTKRKISERSSVKEERHGSHVPFHLVQQKFCEKGTEIQPLAVESGSRKPSARSKKCTSSYTNTLRPLNPVAPSMASPSSFKNNPQSVVIDSGGQKQPSQLPKCASSSSNSLHPINSAGFSMASSFSSKSCLLFRKKTPTDQTDDSSHPQHLVDLTEMSLHSPEHVNALPGGMSGSGRFECSRKSASTNGASSKDLLKSTVRSSASEGTDNMTEVISSNGYGQRSEFVDNARNKPGDDGSLHHDPIVSPRINKQKRLVRNGCISPNNIAKAKQLAGKRNNGFAHDDNDAITSGGLPVPFDIKELVSEGHNSHNRKGKGAIMYPCTSKDPEIKNKNLPSRSSSSFNGKAKETSDHVRGSGEHIEESGKRRSMHNFQELWSSSTGEEQFIKREIDVPKYANQHKEKRTAKRETGSGVAAADDDSKVSNLVSSEHVSTLPLRQTMSLPRARLGLLNMYPSPANTFTKRQKQETTSSYSGECSTSVSDDTEVVILSSFIGQSNSRSMSGDVATLHQTIDVNDFKPNIHDEVARAKQVEADELLARELQEQLYNDLPVLGVRQVDTHTDTVLQRQDNSNNPFSSRGSLMSNLRRQSQSRSSSNLSRRGSQARASTLGRMTRPRTRFPGQPRTLLPSRGRTSMFPANVDVETRMHMLETLEAFSDMEVGTGNLITRRDFNENDYETLLALDENNDHGGASVHQINGLPQSTVQSDNFDEACVICLETPTIGDIIRHLPCLHKFHKDCIEPWLRRRTLCPVCKTAIT, from the exons ATGAATACAGTGGACATTGATGATTGGGTGGATGTCCCCGATACTCCCGATAGATTAACTAAACGAAAGATTAGTGAGAGGAGTAGTGTCAAAGAGGAAAGACATGGTTCACACGTCCCTTTTCATCTAGTACAGCAAAAATTTTGTGAAAAAGGGACTGAGATTCAACCATTGGCCGTGGAAAGTGGAAGCAGAAAACCATCTGCTCGTTCTAAAAAATGTACTAGCAGTTACACCAACACTTTACGTCCCTTGAATCCTGTAGCTCCTTCCATGGCAAGTCCGTCTTCCTTTAAAAATAATCCCCAGTCAGTGGTCATTGACAGTGGTGGCCAAAAACAGCCTTCACAACTTCCAAAATGTGCTAGCAGTTCCAGCAACTCCCTACACCCCATTAATTCTGCAGGCTTTTCTATGGCAAGTTCATTTTCCTCTAAAAGCTGTCTCTTGTTCAGGAAGAAGACACCTACTGACCAAACCGATGATTCTAGTCACCCGCAACATCTTGTAGATCTGACAGAAATGAGTCTGCATAGTCCTGAACATGTAAATGCATTACCAGGTGGAATGTCTGGCAGTGGTCGATTTGAGTGTAGTAGAAAATCAGCATCAACAAATGGGGCTTCTTCAAAGGACCTGTTGAAATCGACTGTGCGGAGCAGTGCCAGTGAAGGAACAGATAATATGACTGAAGTTATCTCAAGTAATGGTTATGGACAACGTAGTGAGTTTGTTGACAATGCTCGAAACAAACCTGGTGATGATGGTTCTCTACATCATGATCCCATTGTCTCACCTAGAATAAACAAGCAGAAGAGATTGGTGCGGAACGGATGCATATCTCCCAATAACATAGCTAAAGCAAAACAGTTGGCCGGGAAAAGAAATAATGGTTTTGCACATGATGATAATGATGCTATAACTTCTGGAGGTCTGCCTGTTCCATTTGATATTAAGGAATTGGTTTCTGAAGGTCACAACTCCCACAATAGAAAGGGAAAAGGAGCGATTATGTATCCATGCACATCCAAAGATCCTGAAATAAAAAACAAGAATTTACCTAGCAG GAGCTCTTCAAGTTTCAATGGAAAGGCTAAAGAAACTAGCGATCATGTCAGGGGCTCAGGTGAACACATTGAAGAATCAGGTAAACGGAGAAGTATGCATAACTTCCAGGAACTGTGGTCCTCATCAACTGGTGAGGAACAGTTTATAAAGAGGGAAATAGATGTCCCAAAGTATGCGAATCAACACAAGGAGAAGAGGACGGCAAAAAGGGAGACAGGAAGTGGTGTTGCTGCTGCTGATGACGACTCTAAAGTCTCAAATTTGGTTTCCTCTGAGCATGTTTCCACTCTCCCTTTGAGACAAACAATGTCCCTTCCTCGGGCTAGATTAGGACTGTTAAATATGTATCCTTCTCCCGCTAACACGTTCACCAAAAGACAGAAACAGGAAACCACATCGAGTTATTCCGGTGAATGTTCAACATCGGTCTCTGATGATACAGAAGTTGTGATTCTCAGTTCGTTTAttggacaatcaaattcaagatCAATGTCTGGAGATGTGGCCACTTTACATCAAACTATTgatgttaatgattttaaacCTAACATTCATGATGAAGTTGCTAGGGCTAAACAGGTTGAAGCGGATGAGCTTCTGGCTCGTGAACTTCAGGAACAACTGTACAATGACTTGCCAGTTCTTGGAGTTAGACAG GTTGATACGCACACGGATACGGTCTTGCAGCGCcaggacaattcaaacaaccCCTTTTCTAGT AGAGGTTCGTTGATGTCCAATTTGCGAAGACAATCCCAGTCTCGGTCTTCTTCAAACCTCTCGCGTAGAGGATCTCAAGCTCGTGCTTCTACACTGGGAAGAATGACGAGACCGAGGACTCGTTTTCCTGGGCAACCACGTACTCTGTTGCCATCAAGAGGAAGAACTTCTATGTTCCCTGCAAACGTGGATGTTGAAACG AGAATGCATATGCTGGAAACATTAGAGGCTTTCAGTGACATGGAAGTTGGCACCGGAAACCTTATAACTCGTCGTGACTTTAATGA GAATGATTATGAAACATTATTAGCTCTTGATGAGAACAATGATCATGGTGGTGCATCTGTTCATCAGATTAATGGCCTCCCACAATCAACTGTTCAG AGTGACAATTTTGACGAGGCCTGTGTAATTTGTCTTGAAACTCCGACCATTGGCGACATCATCCGCCATCTCCCTTGTTTGCACAAATTTCACAAAGAT TGTATTGAACCATGGCTGAGGAGGAGAACATTGTGTCCCGTCTGCAAGACAGCTATAACTTGA
- the LOC142527647 gene encoding chalcone synthase: MVTVEDIRCAQRAEGPATILAIGTATPPNCVDQSTYPDYYFRITDSEHKEDLKEKFKRMCEKSMIRKRYMYLTEEFLKENPNICAYMAPSLDARQDIVVVEVPKLGKEAAEKAIKEWGQPKSKITHLIFCTTSGVDMPGADYQLTKLLGLRSSVNRFMMYQQGCFAGGTVLRMAKDLAENNAGARVLVVCSEITAVTFRGPSESHLDSLVGQALFGDGAAAVIVGSDPVVGVERSLFQLVSAAQTILPDSHGAIDGHLREVGLTFHLLKDVPSLISENIEKSLREAFDPLGISDWNSIFWIAHPGGPAILDQVEMKLSLNPEKLRSTRHVLSEYGNMSSACVLFILDEMRKASTKEGQSSTGEGLDWGVLFGFGPGLTVETVVLHSVPIN, encoded by the exons ATGGTGACCGTGGAAGACATTCGTTGCGCACAACGGGCGGAGGGACCTGCCACTATCTTGGCGATTGGGACTGCGACTCCACCGAATTGTGTCGATCAGAGCACGTATCCCGATTACTACTTCCGCATCACCGATAGCGAACATAAGGAGGATctgaaagaaaaatttaaacGCATGT GCGAAAAGTCGATGATAAGGAAACGTTACATGTATTTGACAGAAGAATTCTTGAAAGAGAACCCTAATATCTGCGCATACATGGCGCCATCTCTCGACGCTAGGCAAGATATTGTGGTGGTAGAGGTCCCCAAACTTGGAAAAGAAGCTGCCGAAAAGGCGATCAAAGAGTGGGGGCAGCCAAAATCTAAGATCACTCACTTGATATTCTGTACCACCAGCGGAGTCGACATGCCCGGAGCCGATTACCAGCTCACGAAGCTACTCGGCCTTCGCTCCTCCGTTAACCGCTTCATGATGTATCAACAGGGCTGTTTCGCTGGCGGCACGGTACTTCGCATGGCTAAGGACCTGGCGGAGAATAATGCCGGTGCACGAGTTCTCGTAGTATGCTCGGAAATTACCGCGGTGACCTTCAGAGGACCGAGCGAGAGTCATTTGGATAGTTTGGTGGGACAAGCATTGTTTGGAGATGGTGCTGCGGCGGTGATTGTGGGGTCCGACCCGGTTGTCGGGGTCGAGCGGTCGTTGTTCCAACTTGTGTCCGCGGCACAGACCATATTGCCCGATAGTCATGGAGCCATTGATGGGCATTTACGTGAAGTGGGATTGACTTTCCATCTTTTGAAAGATGTCCCATCTTTGATTTCTGAAAATATCGAGAAAAGCTTGAGAGAAGCATTCGATCCATTAGGTATCTCGGATTGGAACTCGATTTTTTGGATCGCGCATCCGGGAGGGCCCGCGATCTTGGATCAGGTTGAGATGAAACTATCCCTAAATCCCGAAAAGCTCCGGTCGACTCGGCATGTGTTGAGCGAGTATGGGAATATGTCTAGTGCATGTGTGCTGTTCATATTGGATGAGATGAGGAAGGCGTCGACGAAGGAGGGGCAGAGCTCGACAGGAGAGGGGCTCGACTGGGGGGTGCTATTCGGATTCGGACCCGGTCTCACCGTCGAGACGGTGGTTTTGCACAGTGTTCCAATCAATTGA
- the LOC142527834 gene encoding NADH dehydrogenase [ubiquinone] 1 alpha subcomplex subunit 13-B encodes MTEAMIRKKAGMASVKDMPLLQDGPPPGGFAPVRFARRIPSKGPSAMAIFLATFGVFSWGMYQVGKGNKIRRELKEEKYAARRAILPILQAEEDERFVNEWKKYLEEEAKIMKDVPGWKVGESVYNSGKWMPPATGELRPDIW; translated from the exons ATGACGGAGGCGATGATAAGAAAGAAGGCGGGGATGGCGAGCGTGAAGGATATGCCCTTACTTCAGGACGGCCCGCCTCCGGGAGGGTTCGCGCCGGTCCGATTTGCTCGGCGGATTCCGAGTAAAGGTCCTAGCGCAATGGCCATTTTCCTGGCCACTTTCGGTGTTTTCTCTTGGGGCATGTACCAGGTCGGCAAAGGCAACAAGATCCGCAG GGAattgaaagaagaaaaatatgctGCACGAAGGGCTATACTGCCAATACTTCAAGCTGAAGAAGATGAAAG ATTCGTCAATGAATGGAAGAAGTATCTCGAGGaagaggccaaaatcatgaaagaTGTACCAGGTTGGAAAGTGGGTGAAAGTGTCTACAACTCTGGAAAATGGATGCCTCCTGCAACAGGCGAGCTCCGCCCTGATATCTGGTGA